The region CGTATACTGGGAAAGGACAGGACAGGCAGGTAGTTTGGGTCACATAGCATCTTACATCTTCCTGAGGTCGAGTCTCTGTGAATCATTTAGAATCCTGGGAAAGTGCTGGCTGACTTAGAATTTGTGTTTCTAACAACTGTAAGAAAGTGAGTCAGTTGTTGGAATGTCCTTGAAACATTTGCTCTGACATCAGAGTCATTTTCTCATTTAGGAAATAGCAACATatacaagaaaaataattttaaaaaggcaccAGTTTCCAGTCACTGGAACCTCTCTCTCATATCCCTCAGGGCCTCTCTCTCAGTCGCTGCCTTTGCTGACTTTGTTTGCCAGAGCAGCTTCTGAAAACAAGCTGGTACCTCACCGAGCCTCGCTGTCTGTGGGCCGAGCGGGGCGTGCACCGTGCAGAGATGCTCGGACAGCTGCTCTGCCCCTGCGGGCCCGACTGTGCTCCTGGGAGCATCTCGAGGTCCAGGTGGTGGTCCTCATGGACTTGTGCTGGCATTTGTCTGTCCCACTCCCAGAAGCATGTAGGGAAATGTCTCTAGTCTCTGGCAGGAGATCATCTCTAACACAGATTGTGAAGGGACTGGACCGTGACGGGACTTCTCAGGAATGGAGGGACTTAGtagttttttttcctccttttcctatTAGAGAACTTTGTTTCCTAATTTCTAGGTGGGGAGATTAACATCTCTGGCATGTTCTTGTACAAATAATCTAAACATTTACAAAGGCAGACTGTGACTTCCTGTGTTAAAAGTCATCCTGATTACTGTAGGACAAGTACTTACATGATAGCTGTTAGGAGtgatttgtttagtttttaaatctGTAAAGAGCTCACTTTATGTGTGAATGCCTTGCTTCTTTTTATCTTCAGCTTTTTTCCAACAAGGCCTAGATGCAACGTTGCCTGTGttggaacaggaaagtgtggtcGTGACTTGACATGGCGATGAGCTCTGTAAACATGTGACAGCAGACTGAGGTGGTTGTGAGGCTGTGACAACGTAGCTCCTGGGGATGGCCGAGGACCCCTACTTCTGTCAGCCTCTGTTAAAGGAAGTCAGCCCTGTCAAGTCCACTTGTGGCTCCCGTCTCTCGGGAAGCCGTGGGCTCCAGCTCCCGTCCCTTTGTTCACATTTATCCTGTTCCTGTACCCGTAGGAGGGATCTGGGAAGCTGCTAGCTTCATGCTGAGGTTAGTCTGTCACTTTCAGGCTACGTCTGTGAGAGGAAGGACCTGCTGGCGAATGGCTGCTGTGACGTCGGAGTCCCCAGCACAAAGCAGTACTGCTGTGACGGGTGCCTGGCCAAAGGCTGCTGTGGTGCCTATGAGCACTGTGTCTCCTGCTGCCTACAGCCCAGCAAGGTACAGGGCCCTGTTGCCCACTGCCTCTTCTTTCAGCCTTGCAGGGGATCAGCAGGCACTTCCTGTGACGCTCCTAGGGAAACTGTAGGTGTGACACATCAGTGCTATGCAGTGGCCTGAGCCTACTTCAAGCTGCTGGGGCtggggggtggtggcacacgcttttaagcCCTGCAGCTGGGAGGCCGAGGTGGAaattcaagccaccctgagagtacagagagaagtccagatcaacctggactggagcgagaccctacctagggggaaaaggagaaagcaagctgctGGTCCCCTGCCATCTATGGCTCCTCGCAGATGGGACCACCGTATTGCCGTCAGACACCTGCTGATGCCCTCGTCCTGCATCCGGGTCTCAGGAGAGGAGATACCTAAGGTTACTTGGTCTGCAATTACTACCAGTACTAAATAACTTTCGTTCCCATAGCAACTTCTCCTGGAGCGCTTCCTTAACCGGGCAGCTGTGGCCTTCCAGAACCTCTTCATGGCCGTTGAAGACCACTTTGAATTGTGCTTGGCTAAGTGCAGGACCTCCTCCCAGGTCAGAAAGCAGGGCCGTCGCTAGCTGGGGGTGGCTGCTGAGAATCAGAGCTGGAGACAACTAGCAGAGAAGCTCTGGGGAGAGTGATGATGGAAAGGGGTTTGCGTGACATCATGTACCCCTTTGTTTATGGTGATGACGACAAACCCAAGCCAGGGAAGAGAGTTCAGGCCATATGCATGGTGAAGCAGGGCCAGTCAGTGTGCAGCTCTCCTGCTTAGCACCAGAAGTACAGTGTTACTTTCAGTCTGGGCAGAGTCCCCACACCTGCCACCCGAGTGAGGTCCTCTTCTGCCTGTGGCTGAGCCAGGGGCCTTGCAGCAGTCACTCCTTCAGAGGAGGCTGCACTTGGTCGGGGGACAGAGCTGAGGCTTACTTCAGGATTAGGGGAGTAGGGAGGTGGGTGCTAAAAACCACAGGCATACAAACTCAGAATCATCAGGCTCAGCATGAACCAGTATGCTGCTTTGCACAGTTTCTGCCGCCCAGAGCTGTGGGCATCTTGCCTGTCCATCAgtcttctgtctgcctctgtggTTGGGAACTTGTCACAGCCTTTTGTAAGATTACCAGGGCTGTTCACTGTACAAGCACGAGCCAGGCTGCTCTTCTTAGTGTCTCTTGAGATGACCGCCTCGTTTGTCATTCCCCAGTACTCGGTACCCTTTGCACggtctctgtgtctgccttacgATTTTCCAGCACTTTTGTCTCTCTCATTTGCCCAGAGAGCATCCCGTATCCTTGGGTGAGTATCTCAGGGCATAGAAGGCTTTTGAGAGCATGAAGAAGTTCCTGGCAGTCTTATTTGGCCGGACAGCTTCCCACTTGCATGGGCATTAAAGGAATTGTGGGGCTCAGTACTGACTTGTTTGATTCACACGCTTGCTCTGACCAATCCTGGGAGAgtgttgtttttcttaatttttaaattaagaaaagtttatttgagacagagagagagggaaagtgaaagaaaatgggtgcacttgttagtcactgcaaacaaactccagatgcatgtgccaccttgtgcatctggcttacctgggacatggagaattaaacctgggtcctttggctttgcaggcaagtgccttaaccactaatccatctccccagcccatattttctttctgtaactGATCAACCCAGGAGTTATTGCCAGTGTTAAGtgaaactgcttttttttttttctggtgtcttTATTGTAAATAGAGATTCCTCAATGGCCTTTCAGTGTGTTTGACAGCCAGTGGCTCGTGGAGGGAGTTTGGCTGCATGTCTGTTAAGTGGGATTAACACTACACTGTGGTTGCTTAGCATTAGTCCTAGGCTAATTAATGAGCTCTAACTTAGCCAGAAACTCAAGTTGCTTACATGAAAATGAATTGCTGAAAAATTCAACATCAGGGAGGCTTGTCTGGTTTAACCGCCCTTGCCACGTGCCCAGCTAAATGAGGCTTATTTTGTGGTGTGGGGATTGGCTCATCACGGGCCTTAGCTGTAAGCTTCATGAAGGCCACTGGCAGTGGTGTGCCGTAGTCTCAGCAGGGCCTGAGTTTCTGTGGAGCAGAAGGTCAGGTGTAGACACCCAGTGCATCTTAATCGGTTTCAGGTGGTGTGAGGAAAAGTCGTTTGCTCAAGCTGCTCAGCACACAGCCAGTTGTTACAAAGCCCCCTGGTGGACAGAACAAACAGGGTCTCGGGGTCTTATGTCAGTTTTCATGCTCCTCATTGGCATTCAGTTCTGGGCATCCTCTTTAGTTCCAGAAGGTACCTTGGCTTGGTCCTAGGAGGTGGAGAGTGTCTGGTGGTGGCCGTGGGCCTGCCTTCTCTCATCGGGCTCTTGTCTTCCTTTGCTGACAGAGTGTGCAGCATGAGAATTCGTACCGGGACCCTGTAGCGAAGTACTGCTATGGAGAGAGCCCGCCTGAGCTCTTCCCCGCATGATGGGATATGGAGAATTGGCAACCTGAGCCAGCCTGGTCCGGAGAGAAGATGAGGTGGAAAGCCACACAAGGGCCCCGTGGCCTTGGCCATGTCCTGTGGTGGTTGGCGTTGCCTGATTGCCTCATAGCGTGCTGAAGCAGCTGGATGGTCTTTTCTGTGGAGCAGCCCTCCCCCGAGCCTCTTGTCAGCGCACGCTGGGGAATGTGAGAACCAGTGCAGGCCAGACATGGCCCTGGTACCTCGcggggtcccaggactgctggtCAGTGGCCCAGTGTTCACTTCCATTTTGATCCAGCCCTGGACGAATGCTCCCTGGACTTCTGGGGGCACTGAGGAAATGCAGTGTTTTGTAggacatgcctggcttttccagcTGAATCTGTTACTCTGTCTCCTTGAGTTTCAGAAGTTACATCGTTCCTTCACCCAGATGGAAAGGTTTGTCTCAAAGAATGCGAGCATTCTTCCTGGGTCATTGTTGTTGGTTCTGTTCTGAAGAACATTTGAAGAGTGGTCCTTGATCACAGCCTCATGTCAGCCCTGATACTCAGAGGTACCTAAAGCCTCAGAGAGGCCACTCCTCACTAAGCTGGTGAGACTGCCTGCAGCTGGCCCTGTGGGCCTTCCTGATGCTGGGTGTGCTCATGTCCCTGAGGTGACAGCTGTGCCTCCGCCAGAAACCCCTGCTGGCTGTCCTGGAGGAGTCCATTCCCTTTTCCTCGCCATTGTTGAAACCCCTCAGCGATGGAACAGTCCCCCGCCCTCCCCCCATCCGTCACGGGAGCCAACATTGACCACTAGACCGTGCACATTGTACAGTGCACATCCATGTTTTCTTGCTTGGCGTGACAGGTGTAAATGTTTGTTTCCTTGTAAttcatgaagaagaaaagaaaacccacctTCCCGTGCCAGGCCTGTATGAGTTTGGTGTCCCTGCTTAGTTGGAGACGACCCTGCCGGGCATGGCCTGGCGCACTGCAGCACCCCGGACCCATGAGCTCGCAGTGCTGGGCAGTTCTCCCGCCGGCTCTGCTTCAGAATCCAAGGTTAAGACGCGGTGTCTTTGACTCTCCCACCCTTGACTTGAGGGGCGCATCCACACACGCAGCCCTGCCAGCCCTCTCACTGGCCCTGGGTTGAGCCTGGTTGTGTTTGGCTCTTCAGTTCTGGTTGATTTGGGGCTGGGGGTTTCGCTCAGTGCACTGAGGACTGGTtaaggtcctgggtttggtcCTTGGCACAGGGAAAACAAAACATCTGTGGAGCTGACCTGAGGGGGGTGagggttaatttttttatttattagaaagaggaagagtgagagaagagaatgggcatgccagggcctccagccactacagatgaactccagacacatgtaccgccttgcgcatctggcttatgagggttctgggaagTCCTTCGTCtcctcaggcaagcgcctgaGCTGCGCAGTTTCTTTCAGCGGAGCCTTTTCGTGGAGCCAGCTTGGCCTCCAGAGTGAGAGTTCCCTTTGCTTCCTCCTGCTGCCACTTTCACCTCCCCCCGTTCCCCACATCCGCCTGCTTCAAGGGCCACTGACAGGCAGTGTCTGTTCTGTTGCCTTGTGCTcagggtcaaacccagggccttgcgctcTGTAGTGAGCCATACCCCTTCTAGTGAGATGTTTCTGTAGTGTTAGCTACCAGAAAATCTGCCCTGTTTATGTGGGACTTGCAGGTGTGTATTCAGTGTGCTGACACAGGCTGGTGACACCTGGACGCTCTGGCACTGTCATCCTTTAGTGTAACTAGACGTGTGCCTGAGacagtccaggatggcctcaaactgagTACGTAATGGAGACTGCCCTGCCCCCCCTGCCCAGGTGCTGCGTTACCGGTAGGTGTGTGTCATCCTGGCTGCCTGGGTCTGAGAGGTGTCCTCCTGGGTTGGCGGTTGGAGTCGGTGCGGTTCTCTCTGCTGAGCTCCTCTTCATCTGAGCAGAGACTGGGACCCAGATTTCCCATGAACAGTTATGTCACGGGTCAGCCGTGCCTGCAGACAGATCCACTGTGACTTGGCACTCGAATGGCACATTTTGCACATTCTGTGAGTTCACTGCACCCTTGCCATTCGAGAAGCCAGCTTGCTTGTGTTTCATGCACAGATGAGAAAGCAAAAGGTGGTGTTGACTCAAGTCCCCACCGAGGTCCAATGACAGAACCAAACAAAAGCTTCTTCCCGCCTCTCCTGCCAGCTCGGCACTGAATCGCCCTAGGCTGGCGCCCTGGGGACCAGATGGATTTCACTTTTCCAGGCCAGAAGAGGGAAGAGGTGGTGGACACACCCAAGTTAGGCGGGTCATGCAGAGGTCATTTTTATTtggacctggagtttgtttttattgtgCTTTAATCAAGTAGGGGTGTGTGCACTGttggaaattcatagcacttctGACCACATGATGGCATGGGCCGCCGAAGTGCCTGCATGTGGCCTTGCTCCCACTCAGGATCCCTCACCCCCACTCTGTTTGTCTTGGCTTCCCTTGATAGAGTCTCTAGAGTCAGGGACCTTTAGTTTTGTGTGCTGAGCAAAGACGTGGCACGTGTTGGCAGTTTAAGAAAAGATTCCAAAGGAGAAAACACCTTTGGAACTTAAGGAAGATGAATATGAAGTGTTCCGGGCTCAAGATAATTGTGTAACTCGGGCGTTCCCCTCAGTTCTAAACGCTGTCTCCGTCAGCTATGGAGATGCCCTGCAAAAGAAGCCCACGGGGAATGAAGAGGGTTTCGAACCAGGCTTGTAAAAGAGTctgaggccggagagatggctcagaggttaagtgtgcttcttgaacaagcatgaggagctgagtggACCTGACACCGGCCAAGTTCCAacttccagatcccatgtaagcagctgagcatggtgacatgtgcctgtCACTCCAGCCCCACCAAGGGGAACAGAGATCTAGGAATTCTCCAGGCTCCTGAGAAAAAGCAGCATGCTCCTGGTGTCTGTAAAACTGGTTCAAACATGAATGGGTGGAAGGTGATGGAGCAGACACCTGGGTTCTTCAGGCAAGGGCTCCCTGCCGCAGGTAGGCACGCTTGCGTATATGCTCCACCACGCACACAAGCAAAAGCAACGAGGGTATGACCTACCTTCCTCAGTCATGGCCGTAGCCCCATCATGGGGAGCCAGGACAGAAAGGTGAGCTCTGGGCATCTTGGAAAGGCCGAGGAGGCCTGCAGACCAACCACCGTAGCTCTAGCCTACTCCCAAAGGCTGCCACGGACCTCCTGGGATTGGAGAGCACCTCAGTTGGGGAGCAGTTCCGCACCCAACTCTTCCCATCCTCAGGATTTGCAGGTTAAGTCGCTAGTGCCTCCAGCTATTGTGGAGCTGGCAACCTCCTCACACTTCTTAGGAGTGTGGCAGGCAGAGTGCTTCCCTCCAGAGCCTCAGGCTTTCATCTCTAAAGTGGGATCACAGGCCTGTGTCACCTGGATTTGCAAAGAAGTGTTTCTGAGAGCTCAGGCCACTGCTTGACAGGAAGCCCACGTCTGCAGATTGTAAGAGCCGCACCAGGTGGGGCAGGCTTCTGGGGCAGGAAGAGGCTAATACAGGACTCCCAGCCACTTTCTTTCTAGCAGTAAGAACTTGGGCTCTGTGGCATGCAAGCAGAAAAGCAGCCACGCAGAGCCAGAGGGTTTACAAAGGAGGGCAGGGAGTTGGGGAGGCAGGGAAATCACCAAAACCAAATTTTGGAAAattccataatgaaacctaatactCGTATactaattgaaaataaataggaaaaggacttgtactaaaaattaaaaattcagaaatataTAATGATGAAAATAATAACCTAAAGTCACATAACCAAGAGAGAAACAGCAGCTCTTTTTCTCCATGATTTTCAAAGCAAAAACGGGGATGTTTTCCCTCTTAAAAACAATCCTTGTAAGTTTCCTGCTTACAGGCCTGTGTGACACTTTGAAGGACCTTGGTGTCAGCTTCGGGGATATGCAGCCCTGTCACTAACCACGTTAAGGGACATGTAACGTGTTTTCAGAGGTGGGTTTGTCTTTACAAATAATCCGTTGAGGATCTGTCTGTACATGGCTGCCGGTACTTTCAACATTTCTCACCTAATGTGCATGGGAACTGTCTGTCACCACTCTCCTAATAGACGTAATAAttgtcaaggttttttttttttttttttgctaaagggTTTCCATGTTCCaatttgtattaattttattatctttaaCATCATAATCCTCATGTGTGTTAGAATTCATACTGAACAATGAGCTCTGAGTTGTAAACAAGGGTTTATGTTTTGTACCTGTCTGTATGTCTTCGTAAGTTTAGTAATACACTattaatgtgtatttatttagttcCTAATGAGATGAACTCCATTttacattttgttcatttattgttTGTATATGGTGAGTGACCTCTTCATGATTTGATAAGTTTTCCCCCAATTACTagagtattctttttaaaaaattgataatttttatacatgtgtatcgTGTGTATTGGTCTTAATCCCGTCCCATTGTCTTCTCTTGTCCCCTCTTCATTCCCTTCCCATTGAACCCCTTTTCCCCAGCTACTTCCTATTCTTCAATGTTTTttacccgtgtgtgtgtgtgtgtgtgtgtgtgtgtgtgtgtgtgtagagagcaAGTATGGgggtgtgtgagtgagtgagtaggGGAGATGCGAAGAGTCTAACTAGGGTTGCCTGCATGAGTCCCTGTGaaggttatttaccagagcatgtgcAACTTGCCACTGCTACGCCTCTGCAGAAAACGTCCCCCTCCTCCAGCAACTGACTGATTCCTCAGGAAGAGAGATGGACTAGGAGCAGTCCTCAGTGCATGAAGGAAGCTCTAAAGAATTGGTCATGAATCTCCTCTACTTTCTTCCTTACcatctctgcttttcttttgtgaCAAGCGCCTCACTGTGTACCCCAGGCTAGTCTCGAACTCTCAATCCTcacacctcagccttccaactgCTGGTACCCAGCACCCTCCTGAACCCCGCCATTCGAAACAAGTAGCACACGTATTCACAATTCTTAGCTAGGAGCCACCTTGCCCTCTAAGGACATTTGACAATGTCTGGAGACATCGTTGTCACGGGGAGGAAGGTACCACTGACCCCTAGGGGGTCGGTGGGGCAGGGATGCTCAGTTCCACACTGCCTAGGACGGGTTCCCCACATGGGTTGTCAGTGCTGAGGTGGCTCTGGTGTCTTGTCTCCACCCAAGGCTGAATGGAGCGCCCTGGAATGCTGGCTTCATGTCGCCCCGCTGAgttctgcttccaaagtgctacTGCTGATTAAATCCACTCCAGCCCCACAGGCCGGGCTGCAGCAGCACAGTGCCGCTCAAAGCCCAGCATCATCACCCTGCCACGGAGTGACCGTACTGCTCCGGATCCACCCGTCGGCCGAGTGAGCTGGAAGCTTGGAAACTCCGGCCTCCCCTCCATGCCCAGTGTGACAGCAGCGCTCAGTGGCGTGgcgttggggttggggttggggatgGGAGAAGGGCGTGGGGCAGTCCCTACAGGTGCCTCTTAAGAAACTAGTCagcgggggagggaattaacatgggatttttttttataatcatggaaaatgctaaaaaaaaaaaaattaaaaaaaggagttacaaagtgtaaaaaaaaaaaaaatcaaaaagaactgaaaaaaaaaaaaaacctagtcaggctgga is a window of Jaculus jaculus isolate mJacJac1 chromosome 13, mJacJac1.mat.Y.cur, whole genome shotgun sequence DNA encoding:
- the Spring1 gene encoding SREBP regulating gene protein isoform X1; the encoded protein is MVNLAALVWRRLLRKRWVLALVFGLSLVYFLSSTFKQEERAVRDRNLLQVQDHDQPIPWKVQFNLGNSSRPSNQCRNSVQGKHLITDELGYVCERKDLLANGCCDVGVPSTKQYCCDGCLAKGCCGAYEHCVSCCLQPSKQLLLERFLNRAAVAFQNLFMAVEDHFELCLAKCRTSSQSVQHENSYRDPVAKYCYGESPPELFPA